GCGCTGGCGCGGATCGGCGCTCAAGCCGCGCATCACCGTTCGCGCCACCCACGCTGGCACCTCGGAGGAGGCGGGAGGCGGCGCCACCTTGCCCTCCAGCTGAGCCCGGGTGAGCTCGGTGGGAGTGGCGCCCAGGAAGGGGAGCTGTCCGTACAGGGCCTCGTACAGCGCGGCGCAGAAGGCGAACACGTCGCTGCCGACGTCGGCCGGGTGGCCCTGGAGCAGCTCGGGGGCCATGTAGCCGGGGGTGCCCATGAACGAGCCAGGCATGGTGAGGGCGCCCGAGCCGGTTTGCGCACCCCAGGTAGCGGGAAGCTGTGCCGGGAGCGTGGCGGTGGGCCGCACGGCCTCCGGCGTGTTGCGAGCCCGCGCCAGGCCGAAGTCGGTGACGCGCACACGCCCGTCCTGACCCACCAGCACGTTGTCCGGCTTGAAGTCGCGGTGGATGAGGCCCGCGGCATGCGCGGCCACGAGTCCCCGGCCCGCCGAGAGGTAGGCCTCCAGCACCTCTCGCCAGGGGCGGGGCTGCTTGCGCCACTGGCGCAGCGTCTGCCCCTGCACGTACTCCATGGCGATGAAGATCGACCCGTCCTCCAGCGCGCCGGAGTCGTAGACGGCCACCACATGGGGGTGCGAGAGGCGGGCCATGGCCTGGGCCTCGCGCGCCAGGCGGCTGTTCTCGCCCTGGGTGGCGCTGAAGCCGGGCCCGGAGGGCAGCAGCAGCTTGAGGGCCACGCGCCGATCCAGGCGCGAGTCATAGGCGGCGATCACCAGGCCCATGCCGCCCTGGCCCAGGGTGTCGAGCACCGTGTAGCGGTCGGCCAGCGTATGTCCCGGCGTGAGCTGGAGCGGGGCGCCTTGTCGCGCCCCCGCGCTGGACAGCCAGGTGCGCGCTTCACCAAACCCGGGCGACGGTTCGCCGGAGGTGCGGCGCACGGTGAGCGCCTCCTCCAGCGGGTCGCGTTCCGAAATCCCGGGTTTTGGCCCCTGCTCGCTCATACACCCACCTTGATGAAGGCGCGCGAGGGTAGCCGTATGCACCCGGGAGCGGAAGCGGGCTTACTCCAGGGCGAGGCCCTGAGCGGCGGCCTGCTTGCTGGCCGACTCGATGATGGCCTTGTCCAGCGTGGCGGGAGCCCCGGCGGGCGCGGCCTGCTGCTTGTCGGCGACGAACTTCTCGCGCTCGGCCTGGAGCTTCTGGATGCGCCCCTGGATGTCCGCGCGCTCCTTCGCCTTCGCGTCGACGATCGCCTGGCGCTCCTGGGCGTTCTTGCCCCGCAGCTCCTGGGGCAGCTCTTCGTCCTTGACGGCCTCCAGCTTCACCTTGCCCTTCTTCGCCCCGTCCACCAGATCCCAGTCCGAGTTGTCATAGAGGCGGCTGGCCTTGGACACCGCGCGCGTGGTGGCGCTGCCCACGGAACCGGCGGCGTTGGTGTCCTGCTCCTCCTGCCGGCGCTTGGACTCCGCGCCCTTGCTCCCGTAGCCCAGGTACGTCTTGTTCAGCTCGCGCCCCAGCTGGGCGAGCTCCGCGTCCTGCGGTGCGGCGATGTGCGCCACGGCGCGGTTCTGATCGATGTTGAGCGCCTGGCCCCCGGCCACCTGCGCCGCCGAGGCCCAGCCCGTGTTCGCGCCCTCGCGCTCCGAGCCGCAGTGGATGGTGTTCACGACGATGCCGCGCTCCTTGGCGTTGTCGATCGCGCTCTTGGGCGTCACCGGGCCCTGGTTGAAGGGCTCGTTGCCCGCGATGTAGATGAGCTTGAGGTCCCCCGCCGCCTTGCTCCAGGCCAGGTTGCGCGTGGCCTTCTGGATGACCATGCCGGCGTACTCGTCCCCGCCGTTGGTCTTCAGCGCGAACAGCTCTTCGGACACCTTGTCCAGGTCCGTGGTGAAGGGGACAATCTGCCGGATGTAGCCGCCCTCCTGCGCCAGCGACTCCTTGCCGTACTCGTAGAGGGCGATCTCCAGGTGCGCCAGCTGCGTGCCCCGGCGCGCCTTCTGGAACGTGTTCACCACCGTCCACAGCTGGCGCTTGGCCTGATCAATGAGCCCGTCCATGCTGTTGCTGGTGTCCAGCAGCAGGGCGATCTGCACCCGCGGCGCGCTCGCGGCGGCGTGGATCGCCTTCTGCGTGGCGGGCGGAGGCGCGGCGGGCTCTTCCGCGAGGGCCGCGGTGGGCAGCGCGAGCAGACCAAGACCAAGGGCGAGGGGCTTCAGCATGGGCGTTCTCCGGGAGGGAAGGTGTCCGGCCCAAGGGCTTGCCTGGCCGGTTTCCCTGGAACGGGTGTGCCCCAAAAAAGGTTTACGGCTCGCGGACAGGCGGGCGGGGGCTCATGTGCCAGAGGCCTCCCCGAGAGGGCGGATCACTGTTGTTTCAAGATCTTGCCGGACCGCCGTCTCTCCTAAAGACCCGGATGTCACCTTCTAGTCACCGGATGTATTCGGATTTCTTAATCTTTCAGTCTTGACTGAATGAACCGAAGAAACTATTCGTTCACGCGCTCATGAAACCCGACGAAGCGGCCACGGCAGGCGACGAGAAGGACGGCTTCCCCTTAACGGCCGACGACCACCGTTTCATTGAATCCCTCGGGCTTCATTTCGAGGACCAGGGGATTCCCCGCATTGGCGGGCGCATGCTCGGCTTGCTGATGCTGGCGCCCAAGCCCCTGTCGCTGGGCACCATCGCGGAGCTGCTCCAGGTCAGCCCCGCCTCCGTGTCCACCAACGTGCGGCGCTTCCACGCCAAGGGGCTGGTCCAGGAGATCAGCTATCCGGGGGATCGGCGCCACTACTACGTCTTCAGTGATAACGCCTGGGAGCACCGCTTCGATGATGGTCGCGGGGGCCTCAAGGAGATCCTGCAGATCCTGAACACCCGCAAGGAGCGCCTGGGGCCCGAGGAGAACCTGTGCCTGAAGCGCTTCACCGATGCCATCGAGTTCTTCGTCTTCTTCAGCAGGATGGTCGACTCCGCGCTCGAACGCTGGCGAGCCCGTAAGGCCCAGCCCGACTCCGCCGAGAGCCCTCCGCAGTCCCGCACCGCTTCCTGAGACTTTCCGAGCTTTTCCTTAGAAGGACCCAAGATATGACCCCGCGTTCCCTCTCCCGTCTGCTGCTCATCTCCACTCTGGCCTCCGCCGCGGGCATGGGTTGCTCCGAAGCACGCGCCAACAAGGCGCAACTGCCCGCCACCAACAGCGCCGCGGGCGGCCAGCCGACCCTCGGCGTGCGTGCCACCCCTCCGCTCGACAAGCTGCAGGGCGACGTCAGCCGCGTGACGGGGCAGATCCGCGCCAAGCTGGAGGCCACCCTGAGCGCCCCGGCCACGGGCACCGTCGCCCAGCACCTGGTGAACGTGGGTGACAAGGTGAAGAAGGGCGCGCCGATGATGGTGCTGGACACCTCCAACATGGTCATCAGCGTGGAGCAGGCCATGGCCGCCCGCGAGATGGCCAAGGCAGGGCTGGACAGCGCCAACACGGAGCTGGAGCGCACCCAGAAGCTCTTCGAGGGCGGCAGCGCGCCCCAGGCCGTGCTCGACAGGGCGCAGGCGGGCCAGCGCCAGGCCGCCGCGGGCTTCGCTCAGGCGGACGCCGCGGTGCGCTCGGCGCAGGAGATGCTGCGTGACCACACCCTGCGCGCGCCCTTCGACGGCGTGGTGACGGCACGCATGAAGAACATCGGCGACACGGTGGCGATGATGCCGCCCACGCCCGTCTTCATGGTCACCAACGTGGACGAGCTGGAGGTGCGCCTGCCGGTGCCCGAGTCCATGGCGGGAGCGCTCACGCAGGGCATGAAGCTCACCGGGCGCGTCATCCCCGGCAACACCGCCTTCGAGGCCACCGTGCGCACGGTGGGCGCGGTGGTGGACGCGCAGAGCCGCACCGTGGAGGTGCTGGCGGACGTGGCGAACAAGGCCGAGAAGGACGGCGCGGTGCTGCGCCCCGGCTCGCTGGCGGAGCTGGACTTCTCGCGCAGCGAGGCGCTGGCGGGCCTCTTCGTCCCCTCGCAGGCGCTGCTCAAGGACGAGAAGGGCAGCTACGTGTGGGTGGTCGAGGACGGACGCCTGGTGCGCCGGGACGTGCAGGCGCTGCCGGTCACCCCGCGCTTCGCGCAGGTGCGCGGCGGCCTGCAGCCCCAGGACAAGGTCGTGGTGGAGGGCGCCGCCAGCCTCCGTGAAGGGCTCTCTGTGAGCGTGGTGCAGTAACTCCGCGGACTGAACGGGTACACCTCTATGGATCCGATTAAAACTTTCATCCGTCAGCCCGTCTTCACCGCCATGCTCATCATGGCGGTGGTGGTCTTCGGTCTGTTCGCCTATCCGAAGATCGGCGTCGACCAGATGCCGGACGTGGACTTCCCCGTCGTTACCGTGACCACCGTGCTTCCGGGCGCCGACCCGGAGACGATGGAGCGCAACGTCAGCGATCCCCTCGAGGAGGCGCTCAACACCCTGAGCGGCGTGGAGACGCTGCGCTCGGTGAACGTGGAGAGCGTGTCGCAGATCATCGTCCAGTTCTCGCTGAGCAAGAACGTGGACGTGGCGGCGCAGGACGTGCGTGACCGCGTGCAGGCCACCCTGTCGAAGATCCCCGACGAGGCCGAGGCGCCCGTGGTGGAGAAGTTCGACATCGGCGCCGCGCCCATCCTCACCCTGTCGCTCAGCGGTCCGCTGCCCATCCAGGAGCTGACCCGCCTGGCGGAGGACGTGGTGAAGCCCGCGCTCCAGCGCAAGCAGGGCGTCGGCGGCATCGACGTGGTGGGTGGCCAGGAGCGGGAGATCCAGATCGTGGTGGATCCGGGGCTGCTGCGCAGCTACGGCGTGTCCATCTCGGATGTGGCGCAGTCGCTGCGCGCCCAGAGCGTGGACATCCCCGGTGGGCGTACCTCCGAGCCGGGCGCCGAGCGCGTGGTGAAGCTGCAGGGCGAGGCCCGCAGCGTGGACGCGCTGCGCAACCTCATCATCGCCAGCCCCGCGGGCGCGCCGGTACGCATCCGCGACGTGGCCAACGTCATCGACGGTCCGGAGGAGGCCCGCTCGGGCGCTCGCTTCAACGGCCAGCGCGCGGTGGCGCTGGTGGTGCGCAAGCAGTCGGGCGCCAACACCGTGCAGGTGGCCAGCGACGTCATGGAGTCGCTGGAGGAGCTCGGGGTGCTGCTGCCCCAGGGCGCCAAGGTGGGCCTGGTGACGGACGGCTCGAAGTTCATCCGCTCCTCCATTCACGCGGTGCAGGAGGACATGATCCTCGGTGGTGTGCTCGCCGTCGTCATCGTGCTGGTGTTCCTGCGTAACTGGCGCTCCACGCTGGTGTCCGCAGTGGCGCTGCCGACCTCCGTCATCGGCACCTTCGCGGTGATGCAGGCGCTGGGCTTCACCTTCAACGTGGTGACGATGCTGGCGCTGACGCTGTCCATCGGTCTGCTCATCGACGACGCCATCGTGGTCATCGAGAACATCATCCGGCACATGGAAGAGGGCGCCAGCCCCATGCAGGCGGCCTACCAGGGCACCAAGGAGATCGGCCTGGCGGTGCTCGCGGTGACGCTGTCCATCGTGGCGGTGTTCATCCCCGTGGCCTTCATGGACGGCATGATGGGCAAGTTCTTCTACTCGTTCGGCGTCACGGTGGCGGTGGCGGTGGCCATCTCCTACTTCGTGTCGATGACGCTCACGCCCATGCTCTCCAGCCGCCTGCTCAAGCACCACGGTGAGCCGGGAGCGGTCTCCCGAGGCATCGAGAAGGTGCTGACGGCCACGGAGAACGGCTACCGGCGCGTGCTG
Above is a genomic segment from Hyalangium ruber containing:
- a CDS encoding vWA domain-containing protein — translated: MLKPLALGLGLLALPTAALAEEPAAPPPATQKAIHAAASAPRVQIALLLDTSNSMDGLIDQAKRQLWTVVNTFQKARRGTQLAHLEIALYEYGKESLAQEGGYIRQIVPFTTDLDKVSEELFALKTNGGDEYAGMVIQKATRNLAWSKAAGDLKLIYIAGNEPFNQGPVTPKSAIDNAKERGIVVNTIHCGSEREGANTGWASAAQVAGGQALNIDQNRAVAHIAAPQDAELAQLGRELNKTYLGYGSKGAESKRRQEEQDTNAAGSVGSATTRAVSKASRLYDNSDWDLVDGAKKGKVKLEAVKDEELPQELRGKNAQERQAIVDAKAKERADIQGRIQKLQAEREKFVADKQQAAPAGAPATLDKAIIESASKQAAAQGLALE
- a CDS encoding GbsR/MarR family transcriptional regulator translates to MKPDEAATAGDEKDGFPLTADDHRFIESLGLHFEDQGIPRIGGRMLGLLMLAPKPLSLGTIAELLQVSPASVSTNVRRFHAKGLVQEISYPGDRRHYYVFSDNAWEHRFDDGRGGLKEILQILNTRKERLGPEENLCLKRFTDAIEFFVFFSRMVDSALERWRARKAQPDSAESPPQSRTAS
- a CDS encoding efflux RND transporter periplasmic adaptor subunit; amino-acid sequence: MTPRSLSRLLLISTLASAAGMGCSEARANKAQLPATNSAAGGQPTLGVRATPPLDKLQGDVSRVTGQIRAKLEATLSAPATGTVAQHLVNVGDKVKKGAPMMVLDTSNMVISVEQAMAAREMAKAGLDSANTELERTQKLFEGGSAPQAVLDRAQAGQRQAAAGFAQADAAVRSAQEMLRDHTLRAPFDGVVTARMKNIGDTVAMMPPTPVFMVTNVDELEVRLPVPESMAGALTQGMKLTGRVIPGNTAFEATVRTVGAVVDAQSRTVEVLADVANKAEKDGAVLRPGSLAELDFSRSEALAGLFVPSQALLKDEKGSYVWVVEDGRLVRRDVQALPVTPRFAQVRGGLQPQDKVVVEGAASLREGLSVSVVQ